In Rhizoctonia solani chromosome 7, complete sequence, one DNA window encodes the following:
- a CDS encoding FMN-dependent alpha-hydroxy acid dehydrogenase: MRFEALISSALSATLYTSLAAAVVLDTEGLPETGLNTSSWVAGVKPPLEDMFSLHDMQLAAKNFLGGTQYAFIRTGSLDEHTYHANLDIWKQIKLRPHQSHGRDVANASTEQTIFGTKFSVPFFIAPVAYSSYTDPENGELNLVRAAGKQGALRGNIGTLYPLVNRTRLLEQLAEAEATGYKAIFLTVDNPTIQGIRTRARRVGAPDASGTYSTDRSLESVVELQKLTKLPIIPKGIVSWEDAKKCLDLGFKAIYVSNHGGRLIDTAPTAVLASMEVYADGGVRHGTDIAKLLALGVKAVGIGRSAVFSNSWGEEGVEKFFNLLKTELTTTMKLLGVSEISQLDRTYVNTKAIENAIF, from the exons ATGCGATTCGAAGCCCTAATTAGCAGTGCGCTTTCTGCTACTCTCTATACTTCCTTGGCTGCTGCTGTCGTCTTAGATACGGAAGGCCTCCCCGAGACCGGTCTTAACACGTCTTCCTGGGTGGCGGGCGTTAAGCCACCTCTGGAAGACATGTTTAGTCTGCATGACATGCAATTAGCAGCTAAAAACTTTCTTGGAGGTACTCAGTACG CTTTCATCCGCACCGGGTCTTTGGATGAACACA CATATCATGCTAACCTTGACATCTGGAAGCAAATCAAACTTCGGCCCCACCAATCCCACGGTCGCGATGTAGCCAACGCTAGCACTGA GCAAACTATCTTTGGGACCAAGTTCTCCGTCCCGTTCTTTATCGCTCCCGTAGCTTACTCCAGTTATACTGATCCTGAGAACGGTGAGCTGAACCTCGTTAGGGCAGCAGGAAAACAGGGGGCTCTACGTGGTAATATTGGCACA CTCTATCCTTTGGTCAACCGCACCAGACTTCTTGAGCAGCTCGCTGAGGCTGAAGCGACCGGCTATAAGGCTATAtttttgacagtggataacCCTACTATTCAAGGCATTCGAACCCGTGCACGTAGAGTAGGGGCACCTGATGCTAG CGGCACTTACTCCACTGACCGCAGC CTTGAGTCTGTGGTTGAGCTCCAGAAGTTAACTAAACTTCCTATCATACCAAAGGGAATAGTATCCTGGGAAGATGCTAAGAAGTGCCTCGATCTTGGTTTCAAAGCCATATACGTGAGCAACCACGGGGGTCGTCTCATCGACACCGCTCCTACTGCC GTGCTTGCAAGTATGGAGGTCTACGCAGACGGAGGAGTTCGCCATGGAACCGACATTGCTAAGCTGCTCGCACTCGGCGTGAAAGCAGTTGGGATTGGTCGATC GGCCGTGTTCTCCAATTCCTGGGGTGAGGAGGGCGTTGAGAAGTTCTTCAACTTGCTTAAGACAGAGCTCACCACCACGATGAAGCTTCTCGGGGTCTCGGAAATTTCCCAACTAGACCGAACCTAT GTAAACACGAAAGCAATCGAAAACGCAATATTCTGA